ATCACTGCTAAACGTGACATTACAATTCGGCATCTGCTAACTCATTCATCGGGGATCGGTTATGGATTTATCGATGGTGATGAGCGCATGAAGTTGATATTTAAGAAGGCTGGTATTGTTGATGGCTGGACAACGGAACCTTCAACGAATGAGCAAAATATCAAGAAGCTGGCCAAACTACCTCTGCACTTTCACCCAGGTGATCAGTACAAATATGCTGAAGGATTGGATGTCTTGGCTTATTTGGTTGAGATCATTTCGGGAGTAAGCTTTGCCGAATTTCTTGAGACGCGATTATTCAACCCTATTGGAATGAAAGACACCTACTTCTATCTTCCGGAATCGAAGATTGATCGTATGGTAACCGTCCATAAACGAGAAGGCGACCAGTGGGTAAAATATACGGGCCGCCCTGAATACTATGATGCTGATTACCCTATTATAGGTGCTCGTTCGCATTTTGGAGGAGGAGGGGGACTCTCCAGCACTGCACTGGATTATGCCACCTTCTTACAAATGTATTTGAATGGCGGTGAATTGAATGGGATCCGAATTCTCAGCCGTACGACCATCGACACTATGAATGCGTTTCAAGTCGAACTGAAGGATAATGTTCACTACGGTCTCGCATTCGGTGTGGTCAATGAGAATGGTGTATCGAAAGGAGGAGAGGGTAGTGAAGGTACGTTCTCCTGGGGCGGTTATTTTAATTCAAGTTATTTCGCTGACCCTAACGAGCAGGTGCTAGGTGTAATATTGAAACAGACAAGGGGACCTACATCGGACAAGACGGGCTGGCAGTTTAAGCAGCTCGTTTTCCAAGCCATCGACGACTGATTCTGAGAACCAGACCGAATGGATTATTCACTCTAGGAAAATTAACACAGATTGGTATAACCAATAAGGCGCGCAATACTCTTAGATAGTAGGGCTCGATCGCCGTACCGAGGCGAAGCCGACATCACCCACGAGCCGTCTGATCTTGGACCTAACTAAACACTGCGCCCTCGGCGAGAACGCCCTACCTAAATTAGCGGAATCCTTTAGCAACCTTACTTTCTATAGCCCTGATTATAGCTCAGAAAAGATGTGTATAAGGCTATGGCTGCGAAGCCTGTGCTACTTTTTCATAGATGAAAACAAGGCAGCGATTATCACGATCAAACATCCCGCGATAAACCCGGCCAGGTAACCGGGGAAGCCGTCGAGAATGATCCAATTGAGCAGTCCGAATTTGGAGGCGACTAGAATGCCCAGTCCGGTGAGGCTGCTGATGGCGGCCCAGCGTGGGCCGATGCGTGGGAGGTAGATGCCAGCGATCATGGCCGGAGCAAGTTGAAGCATTCCGGCAAAGGCATTGAAAGCCAGTTCGGATACCAGTTCTGGTTTGATACTGGCTATAAATGCAAAGATGGCGATGGCCAGAGTGAACCAACGGTTCAATCTCAGTATTCCTGTTTTGGATACTTCCTTTTCTCCTCGATACCAATGTTCGCTTACGATGAATCCGATGCTTAAAAGAATAGAGTCCGCCGTAGACATCGTTGCACAAATGACGCCAACGAGTGTTAAGGCTCCGAGCATGGCGGGGACCGATGACATGACTTCGCCAATGATTTGATCGCCACTCGATAAACCGGGAAACATCGCTGCACCACCGAGACCCAGGGTTCCCGCAATTACCGTAAGCATGAGCCCCATGAAGGGGAAAATATACATCATGGCGGTCAGGTAACGCTCTTCTTTAACGATCATAAACCGTTGGGCATTGTGAGCCATGGGCGTGGCTCCTAGTGAGATGAGCAAGGCGAGCCCAATAATTGTAACTGGAGAATATAAGCCATTAGGACCAGGTAGGCTCCAGAGGGAGGGGTTCGTTGCGTCATCTACGTCGACGATGAATTGATTTATGTCGAACGCCCAGTAAAGGCCTAGAAAGACAACCACCACAGAAATGCAACCGACAATAGTCAAGCTTGCTTGGAGGACATCCGTTTTAATGATGTTAGCCAAACCACCTGATTCTGAATAGATGTAGATGATGACCAGGGCAACGGCCGCTGTTAAGACATAGGGAAGTCCCAGAGAACTTTCCAGCATGCGAGCAAAACCAGTGATTTGTGCAGCCAGGTAGGGGACCATACAAATCAATGTCACTCCAACAAACAGGAGTTCAAGTATGGGAGAGTTATAATGC
This genomic stretch from Opitutia bacterium ISCC 52 harbors:
- a CDS encoding beta-lactamase family protein; this translates as MIRSTFFLLVLCWLPIAGFAQTKSAQVSPPLREASPESVGMSSERLERIDAMAKSAIENNDVPGLVAIVARNGKIVFHKAYGESEVATGRGLKTDDIFRIASQTKAITATAVMMLWEEGHFRLDDPISKWIPEFKNPQVLDNYNYTKGTYTTITAKRDITIRHLLTHSSGIGYGFIDGDERMKLIFKKAGIVDGWTTEPSTNEQNIKKLAKLPLHFHPGDQYKYAEGLDVLAYLVEIISGVSFAEFLETRLFNPIGMKDTYFYLPESKIDRMVTVHKREGDQWVKYTGRPEYYDADYPIIGARSHFGGGGGLSSTALDYATFLQMYLNGGELNGIRILSRTTIDTMNAFQVELKDNVHYGLAFGVVNENGVSKGGEGSEGTFSWGGYFNSSYFADPNEQVLGVILKQTRGPTSDKTGWQFKQLVFQAIDD
- a CDS encoding sodium:solute symporter family protein, with amino-acid sequence MTAFQIWASIFLILYLGWLLYLTIKAYKEPSKELGDFFLAGKSVKFLPSLLTFWATYFSAAGLIGAAGYYYIHGVGNFLFASLGYVILAVVAGTIGKRMWRMAREFPETRSPIQLYLKHYNSPILELLFVGVTLICMVPYLAAQITGFARMLESSLGLPYVLTAAVALVIIYIYSESGGLANIIKTDVLQASLTIVGCISVVVVFLGLYWAFDINQFIVDVDDATNPSLWSLPGPNGLYSPVTIIGLALLISLGATPMAHNAQRFMIVKEERYLTAMMYIFPFMGLMLTVIAGTLGLGGAAMFPGLSSGDQIIGEVMSSVPAMLGALTLVGVICATMSTADSILLSIGFIVSEHWYRGEKEVSKTGILRLNRWFTLAIAIFAFIASIKPELVSELAFNAFAGMLQLAPAMIAGIYLPRIGPRWAAISSLTGLGILVASKFGLLNWIILDGFPGYLAGFIAGCLIVIIAALFSSMKK